GAGGTTTATTTTTATGTAGGATTTCTCTCTCAGTTTTTCAATGAGTTTCCTGAGATGTTTATTTACCTCTCTTTCCCTCAGAAGTCTCTCAATATCATCCCGGACATCGTCTATCAGGGTCTTTCCGAACCTTTGCCTGTTTTCATTATAGAACCTTTCGATCTCCTCCGGTGGAATCTTTATAAAGACCCTGACTTTTATATCAACATACTCTTTAATAAGTTCATCGTCTGATTTGCCGCGTAACCGTATCCTCTTTGCCTCCCTGAGCAGGAGCCTTCGGTTAATCAGGGCATTTATAGCCTCTTCTTCAGAAAGCCCGGGTGCTAACTTTTTGGCCTTTTCGGTGTATTGCATAAAATCCGTCAGGGTAATCGCCTCATCATCAATAAAGGCAACAACCCGGTCAATGAGCTCAGCAGATGAAGGTTGCAGGAATGCCGTCAGTATCAGTGTAAGTGTCAATGTCAGTGTTAGTAGTATAGTAATAATGTAGTTGCTGTATCTGGAACCCGCAACCCGCAACCCGCAACCCGCAATGCTGTCATCAGAATGCATGTCCAATACTGAAATGTACCTCTCCCGCACTTTCACCCTCCTTTCTGTCAAGTTTATGCCCATAGTCGATCCGTATGGGCCCAACTGGTGTCCTGTATCTTATACCCAGCCCGGCTGTATATCGAAAGGTCAGATTCATATCGACCGTTTTTGTCCATACATTTCCTCCGTCAAGAAATCCGACAATACTAAAACCCCTTCCAATATAAGTTCTCAGTTCAATATTGGACATCAGAAAGGCGTTTCCGCCGGTTGGTGTACCATCCTTACCCTTTGGTCCGAGGGTGTCCTGTTCAAAACCCCTCACAGTATTTCTCCCTCCGAGGAAGAATCTCTCAACAATGGGAAGTTCTCTTGTGTCAACAAATCCCTGTGCCGCTCCTCCTTTAACGGCAAGGGCAAGAGTAAATCGTCTTCCGAGTTTCCTGTAAGTACTTGCATGAATAGTCAATTTCACAAAATCCGTTTCTCCAAGGAGATAAGTACTCGCAAATTTCAGGGAGGCGCCAACCAATACCCCCCTGGTAGGGTCAAAAGGATTATCCCTGGTGTCATAGAGTGCACCGGGACGTATGCTGCTGATAGCGAGTGTGCCTTCGTCCTCCCTTGACAAGACAACATCCGGCTTTAAATCAAAGGTTTCGACAAGGGAAAAGTCATAAGCAATCTGTGCCTTCAGGTTATTGGTCAGGTTTTTTTCAAGTGATACCCCGGAGGAGTTTTTCTTCATCCTGTACCTGACCTCTCCGGTGTCGATACTCTTTTCCGTACGGGTCTCTCTGAGGAGGAAGGCGTTAAAGACGAAAGGTCTTCCAAGCAGATAGGGTTCATGATAGCCAAGAACAAATCTTTCCTTCAGCGTACTCAATTCCCCTCTCAGATGTATCCTCCTGTTCATCCCCCATAGATTCCTGTAACTTATGTCTATGGAGCCTCTCAAACCTTCATAGTCCTCGTAACCAAGACTGAATTCAACCACACCCGGATTGCGTTCACTAACGGTTATAACGATATCACGTTTGTTGTCCTTTTTATCAAGTAGCTTGATATCAATATCTTTAAAGAGCCCGAGACGATAAAGACGTTTTGTCCCTTCCAAAAGCAATTTGTAGTTAAAGGGTTCGCCTTCTTTATGAATGAACTCCCTTTCAATGACCTCGGTCCTTGTGAACATGTTACCCCTGACTATTGTTTTACCGAAATATTCCTTTTCACCTTCCGTAATCCTGAATATGACTTTCACTGACTGTCCTGATGTCATGGCATCAACAGAGACATTTATATCTGTAAAACCCTGTTCCTTATAACTGTCGGTCAAACGCTTTTTTGCATTTATTATGTCCAGTTCATTGTAGGGGGCATTCCTTTTAATGTTTAAAATCCTGTAGATCTCTTTATCAGTAAAAAAGGCGTTGCCTTTGGCTATGACCTCACCAATCCGGAACCGCGGCCCCTCGTTCAGGGTAAAGTTTATATCCACTGTTCCTGTTTCCTCGGATATATTGACAGCAGTATCCTCAATCTTTGCATTCAGATAACCCAGCGCCCTGTAAAGTCCTGTTATGGTTTCAGCGTCCGGCTCTAAAAGGTCAGGATTATAGGGGGACCCCTCTTTCAGGCTTATAACATTTTTAAGCATCTTTTCACTGATGGAGTTGTTCTTGAATTCTATCTTCTGTATCTTATATGCTTTCCCTTCGTAAATAAAAAAGGTAAGGGAAATGGTCTTCTCATCCTCAGTCCTTAAAGGTGCAACCTGGGCATAAATAAATCCCTTCTGATGGTAAAGAGAGAGTATTTTTGCCGAGACTTCTTCAATTAACTCATCCTCAATCTCCTCTGCTTCACTGAAGGGCATTATCTTCAGAAGTTTTGATGTGCTTATCTCCGTATTTCCGTTTATCTCAATCTTCAATCTCTTGCCAGGAGAAACAAGAACTGTAAGAAGACCCTCGGAAAACGTAAAGGGGCCGACTATTGGATTAAGATAGCCCTTTGACTTCAGGTATTCCCTGATTCTCTCCAGGTCTTTTTTTATCTTTTCAACGTTATATATATCACCTGATTCAATGTACATCTTCTGCCGCAGCCATTGATCAGCACCCTTGATCTCAATCCTCTGGATAACGAGGGGCTCACCCTCATTGACTTTTATTTTTATAATCGTCCTGTAAGGTTTTGGAGCTTTTTCCACAGTCAACGATAGTGATGCCTCCGGAAACCCAATCAGTCCGAGGGAGTTCTTGAGTTCTTTCCTGGCTTTCTCAATAAGGTCATAGCGCATTATACCGTCCTCTTTCAGGATAAACATCTTTTTTATCTCCCTGCCTGAAAGGTATCGGTTGCCGGAGACCTTTATTTTATAAATGTATTCGCGTTCCCTGACCTGAATGAGAAGGGTCTTTCCCGGTGCATAACTGACTGCAATATCCTCAAATATACCCTTTCTGAATGCCCTCTTTATCCCCTCACTTATTGTCCCCCTGGCTATCAATCCCCGACGGATATTCATCAAATAGAGGAGTTCATCTTTTGTGCATGAGGCAAGTCCCTTTATGATGATCTTCTCTGCAAGGAAACCCTCTGCGGCCTGAACCTTCAAAGGAAGAGTCAGAAAAGACGGAACCATCACAAGGACAAACAGCAGACAGCAGGCACTACGCACCAATTTTCTTACCCGGGTTTCTGCCGTCATCTGAACTCCACCCTGAACTTTATATCAGCGCCGATGGTTCCGAGCTCATCCCGTTCCCCAACAAGTGATATATTGTCACTCAGAAAAAACTCCACTCTCAGGGATTGTTCAGGGGCATTGCCTAACGATGTTGTATATGTCACATATAGCCTGTCCGTAAGAAGCCTCTTTGAGACCGTAATCTTTGGTCCTATTGTGCCCGTGATTTCAGAGACGTAAGGTTCTACCTGTATCCTGTCAAAGCCTGTAATGTTTCTCAGTCTCTCTTCAAGTGTTTCCTGAAGTTTTCCCGTCAGAAAAGATGCAGCCTCGGAAGCGCCGATTCCGCCTTCAAATCCCTTCAGCTTGGTGCCAAGCTCTCCCACGGTCAGGAGGCTCAGGATGTCTATCTCATCAAGCATAGGTTCAGAAGAGAGGGAGAGGTTAAACTGTTCCGCATATCCCTCCAGGGAGAGATGTATCTGATAGTCCTTTACCCTTGTACTGGCAACGATATCAAAAAACGGGTTTATCCTCGCCGGGTCGGTAAAGTCGGCACTGGCATTTATTATGGTGAATTCATTATTCCTGAAGAATATCTTTCCCCCTTTCAGCTCTACCCGTCCTATCAGGGAGGGGTTCTTCAATGTGCCCAATATCACAAGGTCGATCCTTGCAGGGGCCGTTGCAAGATTATTGTCTATTATTATATCCTCATCACCATAAAGGTTGATATTAAGTTCAATGGTATCGAGAAGACCGTACTGCTTTTTTTGCAGGGCAGGTTTTTTTGCACTGAGGATCCAGCTTCTCCATTCAATATTCCTTGTATATCTGCCCTTCAGCACCCTCAGATCTCCAATCAGGTATATACCCTCCTGTTTTTTTGCCAGTACCAGGTCTCCCGAGAGCTTGAAAGAGACCCCTTCCTCGAGGTATAAGTTGATGTTTTTTACAACACCTTCAAGATGATAATTCCTGAGTTTCAGACCCTTTAGCTGACCAACGCCCCTTATCCTTATGTTTCCGGATGCAAACCTGCCTGACAGGGTATCAAGGACGATCCTGTTTTCATCAATATAAATATATCCCTTTATGGAAGAGAACCTGTTAGGGATTCCCGTTACAGCAAGTGAAGTCTCCTCAATTGAGAGCCCCCCGCTAATTACGGGATCAAGCCACTTGCCCCTTATGGCAAGGACAAAGTCGGAATAGCCCCTTATATATTCCAGCCCGGATATGAATCCCTCTAATGGACTGAGATATGCCCTTCCATTTATTGTCATGTCATATCCCTTCTCAAGGTCGAGGTTGCCGTTTATGCTGAGTGCAGCAAGTCCTGTCCTCAGGCTGAAAGAGTTGAATTCAATCTTTGAACCATCAATTGTCAGCATAATATCTTCCGTATTTGTGAAGTTCTGCCCATAGAGATTAAGTTTCAGACTCTTTAACAGTACTCTGCCCATCACAGAGCGGGAAGTTCCCGAAAGGTTTATCTCCCCTCGCAGGGAGAGGAATAGATCCTCCGGAATATCCTTTGAGAAGACATCCTTCGAAAACAAAAGGATTAAATCATCATATAACCCTTCCTTAACATCTATCCTGGCCCTCCATGGCAGCTCACCGGACATAGCCATGCTCCCGGCAATTGAGACCTGTTTCCTGAATAACCTGACCTCGAGGGTGAGCTCCCGGTTCTTAAGTCTCAGATGAATATCACCTAAATCTGATTGAATGGAAGGCTCTGTGTCTTTTCCGGTTGCACCACGGTCAGTGATCACCTCTATCATTCCATTGAATTCTCCCTCAGGAGACTTTAATGAACCACTCACCTTCAGGTCACCCCTGAGACGTAATCCCCGAGGTAGTTTACCGGCAATATCATTAGAAACAAGGGAGAGCGTAAATTCATCGCTCTTTATAACGCCGGTGCTTGAGATGAAGAATGAGCCTTTTAAAAAAGAGGTGCCTTTTGTAAATACAAGGTTTGAGAGGTTAAACCCGCTGCGGCTGTATTTGAAGTCTGTTTTCATATCTGCATAAATACTTTTTATTTTCAGTTCTTCGGTCTCTGCATGGCCATCCAGAATCACGTTATTTAAAGGTCCGGTAATCCTGAAATCACCGGATAATATACCTTCTGCCTCATCTGTTATCTCAGGAAATCCTTGATCCTCCATGGGTGCCGACTTCAGTGCAATCCACTTCTTAAGGTTGTCAAGGTGTAGTCGCGAAAAAGTGCCGGAGAGAGAGAACTCCGGCTTATCGAAGGTAAACAGTTCAGATTCAAGGGTCTTTACCGTGCCCATTAAAGTATATGCTGTATCCTTCAGCTTCCCCTCAAGGCTGTTAATTGTCAACCCCCTCTTTCTGTATGATATAAGGGCATCAAGACATCCCAGAGGCCGGTTCAGATAGAAGAAGTTGCACAGGCTTGCGTTACCTGAAATTACCGGGTCTTCGATCAACCCTGTAACATTGCCCTCAAACTGTCCGGTTCCCTTTATTATTCCCTCTTTATAATATACTTCGTTAAGGTTTTCTGTTGAAGCAAGGGCCTTCAGTCTGAGTATTCCTTTCCCGAAATCCAGGAATCCTTCAGTGGCAAGCCTGGTCCTGGAAGATGATGCCTTAATGTCTGTTAGTGTAAGCACATGACCTTTCATACGGAAGGAACCACTTGCCTTTTTTATCTTTTTAAGAAACGACGTCTCGGATGACTTGCCGTTGACACCTCTATTCCGGTCTGTTTGAAATGCCCTGTATTGAAAAGTGCCCCATGGTTCAAAAGCCCGTCCCTCTGATTGCAGCAAACCTGTAACACTGCCTGGTGGTAATCCGGGGTCCCATTTGATCAGTTTCAATATGTTGTGGCTGTCAAGGGATTCCGCCTGAACCTTCAGTGTAAATCTTGTTGGTCTTGAGAGGTAGATATTAACCCCTACAGCAGCACTCCCGTTATAGGCACTGACTTTGCCATCGTAAAACTGCAGCACCTTTTCCTTATAAAGAAGCCTGCACCTCACACTGTCAACATCAATGCCGTATATATGCCCCTCCTTCATCTCAGCCCTGAGTAGTGCTACGGGATTTATTGCAGGACCCTTTACAGTACCCGAAAAGCCGGCAAGCCCCTGCAGAGGAACATTTTCTTTAAGAAGCTCCATAAGGGTTTCAAGATATATACTGCCCTTTACGTCAAGGTTAAAGGATAACCCTTGCAGAAAAGACAGGACAGGGGCAGGATTTTCGGGTTTCTTGGTTTTATTGACGGCTCCGGCCTTCCACCGAACCTCTCCACTTGCAGTTATGCTGCCCGTGCTATCTTTTTTGAGTAAAAATATATCTGATAATGTCTCTATTGATACATCTGTTCTTATCGTACCTTCGAAGACGTTGTTCTCCAGTTGTCCTTTCAGGTTTAGGAAAGAGTCTCCGCTTTTAAACTCAAGGGTTTTTAACCGGACGCTGTTATCTGAAAGTGATAACAGCAT
The Nitrospirota bacterium genome window above contains:
- the bamA gene encoding outer membrane protein assembly factor BamA — protein: MTAETRVRKLVRSACCLLFVLVMVPSFLTLPLKVQAAEGFLAEKIIIKGLASCTKDELLYLMNIRRGLIARGTISEGIKRAFRKGIFEDIAVSYAPGKTLLIQVREREYIYKIKVSGNRYLSGREIKKMFILKEDGIMRYDLIEKARKELKNSLGLIGFPEASLSLTVEKAPKPYRTIIKIKVNEGEPLVIQRIEIKGADQWLRQKMYIESGDIYNVEKIKKDLERIREYLKSKGYLNPIVGPFTFSEGLLTVLVSPGKRLKIEINGNTEISTSKLLKIMPFSEAEEIEDELIEEVSAKILSLYHQKGFIYAQVAPLRTEDEKTISLTFFIYEGKAYKIQKIEFKNNSISEKMLKNVISLKEGSPYNPDLLEPDAETITGLYRALGYLNAKIEDTAVNISEETGTVDINFTLNEGPRFRIGEVIAKGNAFFTDKEIYRILNIKRNAPYNELDIINAKKRLTDSYKEQGFTDINVSVDAMTSGQSVKVIFRITEGEKEYFGKTIVRGNMFTRTEVIEREFIHKEGEPFNYKLLLEGTKRLYRLGLFKDIDIKLLDKKDNKRDIVITVSERNPGVVEFSLGYEDYEGLRGSIDISYRNLWGMNRRIHLRGELSTLKERFVLGYHEPYLLGRPFVFNAFLLRETRTEKSIDTGEVRYRMKKNSSGVSLEKNLTNNLKAQIAYDFSLVETFDLKPDVVLSREDEGTLAISSIRPGALYDTRDNPFDPTRGVLVGASLKFASTYLLGETDFVKLTIHASTYRKLGRRFTLALAVKGGAAQGFVDTRELPIVERFFLGGRNTVRGFEQDTLGPKGKDGTPTGGNAFLMSNIELRTYIGRGFSIVGFLDGGNVWTKTVDMNLTFRYTAGLGIRYRTPVGPIRIDYGHKLDRKEGESAGEVHFSIGHAF
- a CDS encoding translocation/assembly module TamB domain-containing protein; its protein translation is MKRKKVLLFTSIFVLVILITGAFFYIRSPFMSNHLKRIILPELSRVSGQRVTAKRIYINLFPPFAGVDNLLVSDKEGKETLSIKKARFYIELLPLLRRELYVSLVAIDSLQYGTALQALKGAAGLMTAKKTGVETSGWKIKLGSILLKNGSISVSDPEKGVVISLHNIRAEGNMKRRSLNLRDAELKITQKDRDVINGNLHMLLSLSDNSVRLKTLEFKSGDSFLNLKGQLENNVFEGTIRTDVSIETLSDIFLLKKDSTGSITASGEVRWKAGAVNKTKKPENPAPVLSFLQGLSFNLDVKGSIYLETLMELLKENVPLQGLAGFSGTVKGPAINPVALLRAEMKEGHIYGIDVDSVRCRLLYKEKVLQFYDGKVSAYNGSAAVGVNIYLSRPTRFTLKVQAESLDSHNILKLIKWDPGLPPGSVTGLLQSEGRAFEPWGTFQYRAFQTDRNRGVNGKSSETSFLKKIKKASGSFRMKGHVLTLTDIKASSSRTRLATEGFLDFGKGILRLKALASTENLNEVYYKEGIIKGTGQFEGNVTGLIEDPVISGNASLCNFFYLNRPLGCLDALISYRKRGLTINSLEGKLKDTAYTLMGTVKTLESELFTFDKPEFSLSGTFSRLHLDNLKKWIALKSAPMEDQGFPEITDEAEGILSGDFRITGPLNNVILDGHAETEELKIKSIYADMKTDFKYSRSGFNLSNLVFTKGTSFLKGSFFISSTGVIKSDEFTLSLVSNDIAGKLPRGLRLRGDLKVSGSLKSPEGEFNGMIEVITDRGATGKDTEPSIQSDLGDIHLRLKNRELTLEVRLFRKQVSIAGSMAMSGELPWRARIDVKEGLYDDLILLFSKDVFSKDIPEDLFLSLRGEINLSGTSRSVMGRVLLKSLKLNLYGQNFTNTEDIMLTIDGSKIEFNSFSLRTGLAALSINGNLDLEKGYDMTINGRAYLSPLEGFISGLEYIRGYSDFVLAIRGKWLDPVISGGLSIEETSLAVTGIPNRFSSIKGYIYIDENRIVLDTLSGRFASGNIRIRGVGQLKGLKLRNYHLEGVVKNINLYLEEGVSFKLSGDLVLAKKQEGIYLIGDLRVLKGRYTRNIEWRSWILSAKKPALQKKQYGLLDTIELNINLYGDEDIIIDNNLATAPARIDLVILGTLKNPSLIGRVELKGGKIFFRNNEFTIINASADFTDPARINPFFDIVASTRVKDYQIHLSLEGYAEQFNLSLSSEPMLDEIDILSLLTVGELGTKLKGFEGGIGASEAASFLTGKLQETLEERLRNITGFDRIQVEPYVSEITGTIGPKITVSKRLLTDRLYVTYTTSLGNAPEQSLRVEFFLSDNISLVGERDELGTIGADIKFRVEFR